A stretch of DNA from Thermoplasmatales archaeon:
ATCGCATCGTATGGAATAGAAGGGTATAGAAAAAGATATAATGTGAGTTAGCAATACACACTTCATTGGTTAGAAGCAAAACTAAGGTAAAAGGATTCTCAGATCTGAGCAAAATGATCAAGCGCTCACCAAAATGGTGGCAGCTCTTGATCCTGGTGTCTGTTATTTTGGTAGTAGATTATTTGCTTATTAGAAACGTTATTTTTATACTATTCGGCATTCTTGGATCATATGCTTTGTTAATATTATTCGATGTATTTTTTATTAGAATTAGCCGTACATATTTCCCGTTTCGTAGGATTATGTACCTAGATTTTTTGGCTTTTCTTATTTCATCTGCTTTCTTCTGGATACTCTACTATTCTCGCATATTTCAGAATCTGGAAGTTATCCTACTTCTGTCTATATCCTCCGCAGCTCTTCTTCGCGTCCTAATCCTCGCCATATATTATTCGGATAAGGTTTCAAAGTTAACGATACCTACACTCAACTACACATTTTCATCAATGATAGTTCTGACAATCATCTATCACAGCTGGTATGTCCTTATTCCAGCAATAATTTCTTCAATAATATATATTGTCGCTGGCATAATTTTCATAAAAACTACAACGCATAAATTTTCAAAAGAGTACGGTGAAAGCGCAACAAAGATAATAAATCTGTTTTTAAATTATAATAACAACCATAAATATATGAACACAGGAATTAACTTTTTTTCCAAGTTGTACACGAATACGAGATCAGTGCCCGTGAAGACAATTGACGTAATTAAGAAAGATGGTGGCCGTCTCGTAACCATGGTTTTCCCCTACGTTCACCCGGGTCCGTTTGGTAAATTAGGATCAAGTGATCTTCCTATAAGATTGCAAACAAAACTTCACGAAATCCAGGCCGATCTCATGGTTTTTCACACAACAACAACAAACAGTAACAATTGTGCTGGAGAAGAAGACCTTGATGCTATTGCAAGAAGTGTAAAGAAGTCCCTCAAGAAAATGAGTTACACAACGACGATCTCTCCATTCAGAAGATTTGAGTACAACAACTTCTCTCTGGGGATTCAGAAATTTGGCAATTTTGCTTTCGGAGCAATAATACCTGAACAGACCTCATTTGATGATATAAAATTGAACGAAGGACTAAGCGTGATAAAGCATGTTGAAAGCAAAGCAGTTAAACAATTTGCTCTCATCGATGGGCAAAATTTCTTTGTAGAAAAGGGTCAGGAACTTGATAACTGCGAAGGGATGGGCCAGGCTTTTGTGGAAGAGCTCGGAATACTGTCCGCTGATTCGCCAGCTCGTTTAGGTTATTATCGCATAAATGAGCCATTACCTGATCTGGGGACAATGGGAATTCAAAGCCTTGTTACTGAGAGTAACGGCAGATTTTATGCCATTACCCTTACGGATTCCAACAACATCCTGAGAGAAGTTGTAGAGGCAGCACGAGACATCCTAAAAAATGAAATTGCGGACCTAGAGATATATACCACAGATAACCATGCATTAAACGCAAATAATCTTGATTCAAATCCACTAGGAAAGAGCAGCGAAATCAATACGGTAGTCAAGCTAATTGTTAAATCAGTGAGGCTAGCTAAAGGTAATATCGATGATGTTAAAATTGGCGCAAGTACTGTTGCAGCTAGAGTTAGAATGGGTGACGAGAATGCGTATCAGAGACTAATAGATTCTGTTTTCAGATCGCTCAAAGCTGCGAAATATTCCATTATTCTTACGATCCCATCCAGCATCGTTGCGTCAATAGCGGTTTTTAAGTTTCTATTGCCAATTTTATGAGCTACTACAATATTTAACACTTGCGAGCGAGAATTTCCCTTTCGCAAGATAGGGGATGAAAGCGAGCGAAAAGCTATGTCAATGAAATAACAAGCAAAATATATAAGCAGTCACATGTAATTACTTAAACAGCATGTTCAACGCTTACAGATTCCGAATGTACCCTAATAAAGAATAAAAGATTCTTCTGAAAAAGCACTTCGGTTCATGCCGCTTTGTTCGGGGCCATTTCCTTGATCTTCGGAATAGACAGTATGTGGAAACAGGAAAGAGGATGAGTTGCAAGAGCATGCAGTCCCTTCTCCCTTCATTGAAAAGAAGAATGAATGGCTGAGTGATGTCAATTCGCAGAGTCTTCAGGTAGTGCTTCAAAATCTTGACATGGCATATAGTAGATTCTTCAGAAATATTGCTACTTATCCTAATTTCAAGAAAAAGAAAGCTGGAGGTTCATTCACAGTCCCTCAGCATTTCTCCATCAATGACAACCATCTATCGATCCTGAAGTTCAAGACTCCATTGTGTTTCTTCATGCGCAGGAACATTGAAGGCGAGATGAGGAGTTTCACCGTGACAAAGACACCATCAGAAAAACATTATGTTTCAATACTTGCTGGGAGGGGGAAAGAATACCTGAACCTGTAGAGATTGAAGTAGTCACGTCTATTGGTATCGATGTGGGCATCAAGTCATTTTCCACTGCTTCGGACGGAATTAAAATTCACAAACCAAAGAATCTCAAAAAATCAGAAAAAAAACTTGTCTTGTTACAGAAGAGGCTATCCAGAAAGCAAAAAGGATCAAAGAATCGCAATAAGGCAAGGATAAAAGTTGCAAAGACACAGGAACATATATCGAATCAGAGAATCGATTTCCACAACAAACTCTCGGATGCGGATGTTCAATGCATACGACGCCGTAATAATGGAAGATCTGAATGTAACCGGAATGATGAAGAATCATAATCTTGCAAGGAGCATATCTGATGCAGGATGGTCCTCTTTCATGATAATGCTCAAAACCAAGGCAATGTTAAGAGGGAAGAACATAATAGAGATCGGAAGATTCGATCCTTCATCGAAGATGTGTTCAAAGTGCGGGAACATAAAGCATGATCTGAAACTATCAGATCGCACATATCACTGCAATGAATGCGATCCCATCATCGACCGTGATCTGAATGCCGCAATAAACATAAAGAAATTTGGCCTCATACAGATAGGGGTACCCACGGACAGCGGGGGAAGTTACGCCTATGGAGATATCTCTCGCGGGATGCCTGATTCGTGAAGGCATTAGCCATGTATCGTTGAAATAGGAAGCCCCCTGCGTTAGCTGGGGGAGGATGTCACCAATATGAACGGCACAAAGTAATACGTAAAAATTATTATTGCTGGTAATAATACAATATCTGTTAAAGA
This window harbors:
- a CDS encoding DUF2070 family protein — encoded protein: MVRSKTKVKGFSDLSKMIKRSPKWWQLLILVSVILVVDYLLIRNVIFILFGILGSYALLILFDVFFIRISRTYFPFRRIMYLDFLAFLISSAFFWILYYSRIFQNLEVILLLSISSAALLRVLILAIYYSDKVSKLTIPTLNYTFSSMIVLTIIYHSWYVLIPAIISSIIYIVAGIIFIKTTTHKFSKEYGESATKIINLFLNYNNNHKYMNTGINFFSKLYTNTRSVPVKTIDVIKKDGGRLVTMVFPYVHPGPFGKLGSSDLPIRLQTKLHEIQADLMVFHTTTTNSNNCAGEEDLDAIARSVKKSLKKMSYTTTISPFRRFEYNNFSLGIQKFGNFAFGAIIPEQTSFDDIKLNEGLSVIKHVESKAVKQFALIDGQNFFVEKGQELDNCEGMGQAFVEELGILSADSPARLGYYRINEPLPDLGTMGIQSLVTESNGRFYAITLTDSNNILREVVEAARDILKNEIADLEIYTTDNHALNANNLDSNPLGKSSEINTVVKLIVKSVRLAKGNIDDVKIGASTVAARVRMGDENAYQRLIDSVFRSLKAAKYSIILTIPSSIVASIAVFKFLLPIL
- a CDS encoding transposase; this encodes MFNAYDAVIMEDLNVTGMMKNHNLARSISDAGWSSFMIMLKTKAMLRGKNIIEIGRFDPSSKMCSKCGNIKHDLKLSDRTYHCNECDPIIDRDLNAAINIKKFGLIQIGVPTDSGGSYAYGDISRGMPDS